A section of the Bufo bufo unplaced genomic scaffold, aBufBuf1.1, whole genome shotgun sequence genome encodes:
- the LOC120984665 gene encoding histone H2B 1.1, producing the protein MPEPAKSAPAPKKGSKKAVTKVQKKDGKKRRKSRKESYAIYVYKVLKQVHPDTGISSKAMGIMNSFVNDIFERIAGEASRLAHYNKRSTITSREIQTAVRLLLPGELAKHAVSEGTKAVTKYTSAK; encoded by the coding sequence ATGCCCGAGCCAGCCAAGTCCGCCCCAGCGCCCAAGAAGGGCTCCAAGAAAGCCGTCACCAAGGTCCAGAAGAAGGACGGCAAGAAGCGGAGGAAGAGCAGGAAGGAGAGCTATGCCATCTACGTCTACAAGGTGCTGAAGCAGGTCCACCCCGACACCGGCATCTCCTCCAAGGCCATGGGCATCATGAACTCCTTCGTCAACGACATCTTCGAGCGCATCGCAGGGGAAGCCTCCCGCCTGGCTCACTACAACAAGCGCTCCACCATCACCTCCCGGGAGATCCAGACCGCCGTGCGCCTGCTGCTGCCCGGAGAGCTGGCCAAGCACGCCGTCTCCGAGGGCACCAAGGCCGTCACCAAGTACACCAGCGccaagtga